The nucleotide sequence TGTCCGTATGCAAAAGCGTACGAAGAGCGTATTGTGGCGTTAGATGCTAAATACAAATCATTGGGGTATCCTATTATTGCGATTAATCCGAATGATCCTGTTGCACAACCAGAAGACAGTTTTGATTTAATGAAAACCCGAGCGAAAGAAAAAGGTTTTACGTTTCCTTATTTGATAGACGAAGGTCAGAAAATTTATCCGCAATACGGAGCTACTAAAACACCGCACGTTTTTGTATTGCAGAAAGAAAACGGTAAAAACATTGTAAAATACATTGGTGCTATTGATAATAATTACGAAAATGCAAACGATGTTACCGAAAAATATGTGGAAGCAGCCGTTGATGCACTT is from Flavobacterium dauae and encodes:
- a CDS encoding thioredoxin family protein, with product MKKFLALALFAAAFVSCKKENTTTTNVVNNDTITKTEEPAAERTGYNIGDEATDFSLKGTDDKIYSLAQFADAKGFIVIFTCNHCPYAKAYEERIVALDAKYKSLGYPIIAINPNDPVAQPEDSFDLMKTRAKEKGFTFPYLIDEGQKIYPQYGATKTPHVFVLQKENGKNIVKYIGAIDNNYENANDVTEKYVEAAVDALLKNEPIKQTETVAIGCTIKVKE